TCTGGCCGGGACGGGCGCCTCGCTCGCCCTGTACCTGGTTCGCCGCCTCGACGTGGTGGCTGGCGCGCACGCGGTGCACGGCTTGATGGCGGGGTTCGTGGCGCCCGCGGCCTTCGCGTGGGTGGGTGACCGGTCCCTTTTGGCAGGGCGGGGGACGGCCATGGGGCGGATTGGCGCCGCCATTGCGGCCGCAGCAGTTCTTGGCCCGGCGGCCGGCGGCCTGCTGGCACAGCGGGTGGGGGCGTGGGCGGTGTTCGTGTCCCTTTCGGCCCTCGCCTGGCTGGCACTCCTGCGCACGTGGCGCCTGGCGGGAGCCAGCGGCGGCCGGGCCGGACGGGAGGAGGTGCCGGCCGCTGAGGCCGGTCCGGGCGGCCGGCGCGCAGGGGGCGGCTCGCTGTTGTCGCCCGCGCTCCTGGTTGCCTACGCGGCGGCGATGGTGGTGCAGATGGGGTTCGGGTTTCTGGTCTGGCTGTTGCCGCTGCAGGCCCAGGCGGCGGGGCTGGGCGCCGGCGCCTCGGGCGCCTTGATGGGCGTTCTCGGCGCCACGGCGGGGTTGTGGATGGGCCTGGGCGGGAGCGTGGCCGACCGGCTGCCGCGGCGAAACGTGCTGGGGCTGGGGTTGTTGCTGTTGGGCCTTGGGGAGGCGCTGCTGGGGGCGGCACTGGACGCCGGGACGTTCTGGATCCGGGCGGCGGCCGGCGCGGCCGTGTTCGGCACCGGGTTCGGACTGATCTTCCCGGCGGCTGCGGCTCTGGTGGTGGACGCGACCCAGGCCGAGGGCAGAGGGCGGGCGTTCAGCCTGTTCTACATCGCCTTCTCGGCGGGTTCCGTGGCGGCGCCGGCCGCAGGCGGGGTTCTGGTGCGGCTGGGCCTGCTCCTGGTGCCGCAGGTGCCCGGCGGGACGGTGGGGGGCTGGTGGCAGACGCCCTACGTGCTGGGGGTGGCGGCGGCAGGAGCAGCGGTGGTGGCGGCCCTGTGGCCGCACCTGGGGCACATGCGGACGGCTGGAAGGAGCCCTGCCAGGTAGCCGGGAACGCAGGTGAGCGCGCCGCTCCTATTTTCCGACGTAGCGGCACATGAAGCCGGGGCGCCCGGGGCCGGTGGGCGGCGGGTGGAGCCGCCGGATGCGGAAGTCGAAGCGGCAGTAGCTGATGAAGTCGTGGACCCCGGACAGTTCGACGTCGGCGACGGGGGCGGGCTCGCCCTGGCCCCACGCCAGCGCCACCTCGGCGGGGGTGCCAGCAGTGAGATGCCCGCTCACCAGGTCTTCGGCGACCTCGGG
Above is a genomic segment from Bacillota bacterium containing:
- a CDS encoding MFS transporter, with amino-acid sequence LAGTGASLALYLVRRLDVVAGAHAVHGLMAGFVAPAAFAWVGDRSLLAGRGTAMGRIGAAIAAAAVLGPAAGGLLAQRVGAWAVFVSLSALAWLALLRTWRLAGASGGRAGREEVPAAEAGPGGRRAGGGSLLSPALLVAYAAAMVVQMGFGFLVWLLPLQAQAAGLGAGASGALMGVLGATAGLWMGLGGSVADRLPRRNVLGLGLLLLGLGEALLGAALDAGTFWIRAAAGAAVFGTGFGLIFPAAAALVVDATQAEGRGRAFSLFYIAFSAGSVAAPAAGGVLVRLGLLLVPQVPGGTVGGWWQTPYVLGVAAAGAAVVAALWPHLGHMRTAGRSPAR